The following proteins are encoded in a genomic region of Sorangiineae bacterium MSr12523:
- a CDS encoding response regulator, with protein sequence MSDLGSALRMPPLPPMAPMSVLVVCRDPEELRTFEETASHMGDRVTGVGDLAEAIAVCANLRPDLAFVDVTLGDGTGLSLVHHLQSASEGITVYAMAPSPKLDLALEGLTLGATGMVTLPTTGDAILRAMGEVREKRGTARHREFLEAQLAHTRNAIEAMRQMAKLAARGAMPDLMRAVADAVVQVGAARAVSVYQPEGVSLSRVATSGPVTAPESSGDIDLERFGSKQDRETFALGSGAVVVEGADPAYRPALADLTSFASSLVVLASRAARTGERAAEPARFETVARFREHLRRALDEAARHGRKVSAMCVALSDPLGAMRRPPSKLKEELRALTRPGDALGRDEGDDEVWLLLPNTGSLEAQLLRRKMAFGAVGAATFPQDAADADALMKLARARVELSLRSPVRMLDLARKSLRAIVEGLLACPLLDAGEGSPYPLDLAVPAALSLVRHACLEARRGGATSVLVSGPDGVGFGPAVREVCTDAEQIDLRGSDGDGVDAIVVAAEHGTWTCCGVRQRDRFKAVHAADAMLADLVARKLAEARA encoded by the coding sequence ATGAGCGATCTCGGCTCGGCGCTGCGCATGCCCCCGCTGCCTCCCATGGCGCCGATGAGCGTGCTCGTCGTGTGCCGGGACCCGGAGGAGCTGCGCACGTTCGAGGAGACCGCGAGCCACATGGGCGATCGCGTGACCGGCGTGGGCGATCTCGCGGAGGCGATCGCGGTCTGCGCGAATTTGCGGCCCGATCTCGCCTTCGTGGACGTGACCCTGGGCGATGGGACGGGCCTTTCGCTCGTGCACCATCTGCAGTCCGCGTCGGAGGGCATCACCGTCTACGCGATGGCGCCGTCGCCCAAGTTGGATTTGGCCCTCGAGGGGCTCACGTTGGGGGCCACCGGCATGGTGACCTTGCCGACGACGGGCGACGCGATTTTGCGGGCCATGGGCGAGGTGCGCGAAAAGCGCGGAACGGCGCGCCACCGTGAGTTTCTGGAAGCACAACTTGCACATACAAGGAATGCCATCGAGGCGATGCGCCAGATGGCCAAGCTGGCTGCGCGGGGCGCGATGCCCGATCTGATGCGCGCCGTGGCCGATGCCGTGGTGCAGGTGGGGGCGGCGCGCGCGGTGTCCGTCTACCAGCCCGAAGGCGTTTCGCTTTCGCGGGTGGCGACGTCGGGGCCGGTCACCGCGCCCGAGAGCTCCGGCGACATCGATCTCGAGCGATTCGGTTCGAAGCAAGACCGCGAGACGTTTGCCCTGGGGAGCGGCGCGGTGGTGGTCGAAGGCGCCGATCCCGCGTACCGCCCGGCCCTTGCCGATCTCACGTCGTTTGCCTCGTCGCTCGTGGTGCTGGCATCGCGTGCCGCGCGGACGGGCGAGCGCGCCGCGGAGCCCGCGCGCTTCGAGACGGTGGCCCGCTTTCGCGAGCACCTCCGGCGCGCGCTGGACGAAGCCGCGCGGCATGGCCGCAAGGTCTCGGCGATGTGCGTGGCGCTCTCGGATCCGCTGGGCGCGATGCGGCGGCCCCCCTCGAAGCTCAAAGAGGAGCTGCGCGCGCTGACCCGTCCCGGCGACGCGCTCGGGCGCGACGAGGGCGATGACGAAGTGTGGCTTCTCCTGCCGAACACGGGATCGCTGGAAGCGCAGCTTCTGCGGCGAAAAATGGCCTTCGGCGCCGTGGGCGCGGCCACGTTTCCGCAGGATGCCGCGGACGCGGACGCGCTGATGAAGCTTGCCCGCGCCCGCGTCGAGCTTTCCCTGCGCTCCCCGGTGCGGATGCTCGATTTGGCCCGCAAAAGCTTGCGCGCCATCGTCGAAGGGCTGCTCGCGTGTCCGCTGCTCGATGCGGGCGAGGGCTCGCCGTATCCGCTGGATCTCGCCGTGCCCGCGGCCTTGTCGCTGGTGCGGCACGCGTGCCTCGAAGCGCGACGCGGCGGCGCGACGTCTGTGCTGGTTTCTGGGCCCGACGGCGTGGGCTTCGGCCCCGCGGTGCGTGAGGTGTGCACCGATGCCGAGCAGATCGATCTGCGCGGCTCGGATGGCGACGGCGTCGATGCCATCGTCGTGGCGGCGGAGCACGGGACCTGGACGTGCTGCGGTGTTCGGCAGCGCGATCGCTTCAAGGCGGTGCATGCGGCCGACGCCATGCTGGCCGATCTGGTGGCGCGCAAGCTCGCCGAGGCGCGCGCATGA
- the dapF gene encoding diaminopimelate epimerase, whose amino-acid sequence MAPLSRTLSFEKYQGIGNDFIVIDAEDDGIVSPDLAAKLCDRRFGVGGDGVILVLPGGPSALARMRVLNADGSIPEMCGNGIRCMALHVARHHTRASRGERVLDATFETDAGPRRCHVELDGDENRAADVTVDMGVVRILGNRRISLPGEKSEWSEIDLVEVNVGNPHAVSLRRPSAEEIDRIGPRLATHEAFPEGANIGFARVQDRGFLDLVVWERGVGLTLACGTGACAAVAAACSRDLAPWGSPVTVRLPGGPLTIWVEGDGGRAKMRGGARHVYSGRVDVAG is encoded by the coding sequence ATGGCCCCGTTGAGCCGCACGCTATCATTCGAGAAATACCAGGGGATTGGCAATGACTTCATCGTCATCGACGCCGAGGACGATGGCATCGTCTCGCCGGACCTCGCCGCCAAGCTGTGCGATCGCCGTTTCGGCGTCGGCGGCGATGGCGTGATCCTCGTGCTGCCGGGTGGCCCCAGCGCGCTTGCCCGCATGCGCGTGCTCAACGCCGACGGCAGCATCCCCGAGATGTGCGGCAACGGCATTCGCTGCATGGCACTCCACGTGGCGCGGCATCACACGCGTGCCTCGCGCGGAGAGCGCGTGCTCGATGCCACCTTCGAGACCGACGCCGGCCCGCGCCGCTGCCACGTGGAGCTGGACGGCGACGAGAACCGCGCCGCCGACGTCACCGTCGACATGGGCGTGGTACGCATCCTCGGCAACCGCCGCATTTCGCTTCCCGGCGAGAAGTCCGAGTGGAGCGAGATCGATCTGGTCGAGGTCAACGTGGGCAACCCGCACGCGGTCTCATTGCGAAGGCCCTCGGCCGAGGAGATCGACCGCATCGGCCCCCGGCTCGCCACGCACGAAGCCTTCCCCGAGGGTGCGAACATCGGCTTTGCGCGTGTGCAGGATCGCGGCTTCCTCGACCTCGTCGTGTGGGAGCGCGGTGTGGGGCTGACCCTCGCCTGCGGCACCGGTGCCTGCGCGGCGGTGGCTGCGGCGTGCTCGCGCGATCTGGCTCCCTGGGGAAGCCCCGTGACGGTGCGGCTTCCTGGCGGGCCGCTCACCATTTGGGTCGAGGGAGATGGCGGGCGCGCGAAGATGCGGGGTGGCGCCCGGCATGTCTACTCGGGGCGGGTCGACGTGGCCGGATGA
- a CDS encoding DUF167 domain-containing protein, producing the protein MTRRPHPPPEPSSVDRSAPSSYRDGPGSPGLSLVAKGNVVRFAVHARPRAKESAILGVREGALDVRLAAPPVDGLANEELVRTLAEALRMPQKSVRLVRGTGSREKQVEVDGLSAAETLSRLERFIRGAADPGK; encoded by the coding sequence GTGACACGTCGTCCACACCCACCGCCGGAGCCATCGAGCGTAGACCGCTCCGCCCCAAGTTCCTACCGGGATGGACCCGGCTCGCCGGGTCTATCGCTGGTCGCCAAAGGCAACGTGGTGCGCTTCGCGGTGCATGCGCGGCCGCGCGCCAAAGAGAGCGCCATCCTCGGCGTGCGCGAAGGCGCACTCGACGTTCGACTGGCGGCCCCGCCGGTGGACGGCTTGGCGAACGAAGAGCTCGTACGGACCTTGGCCGAGGCGCTTCGGATGCCACAAAAATCCGTCCGGCTGGTGCGCGGCACCGGCTCGCGCGAGAAGCAGGTGGAGGTCGACGGGCTTTCTGCCGCAGAGACGCTTTCGCGCCTCGAACGCTTCATCCGCGGGGCTGCCGACCCAGGAAAATAA
- the aroB gene encoding 3-dehydroquinate synthase: protein MRSIVLSGFMATGKSTVGARLAARLGVSFVDTDELITAAAGQSIPELWKSEGEAAFRAREHEVVRSLLLDPTPRVIAFGGGTVTSRELRHLALERAVVVTLTARPETIARRAGDVSGRPNLVAPDPAVRVRHLLEQRAAIYAECHQTLQTDDVDADALVDAIVPLVQRDPIAVPLGERSYVVDVTFNAPERVTDAIARLAPSSLLVVTDAHVERARGKALEAALHPLTIPSTRVSLPPGEEQKVLPTVGTIWDAGLGAGIDRGALVVAFGGGVVGDLAGFAASTLLRGIDCIQIPTTLLSMVDSSVGGKTGFDHPVGKNVIGAFHQPRAVIVDLAHLATLSEREFACGLAEIVKIAAIADAPLLEALEALGPVSPHQLDGLLPIVRAAIAAKVRIVRDDERETGHLRVLLNLGHTLGHAIEAYGRFSRYLHGEAVALGTVLELEAGAKLGLTPPAYVERIRTLLKRFHLPTEIAAADLAASFRFVGSDKKRRGNRIRIPFASGPGESVVKDVTSDELRQAVLT from the coding sequence GTGCGATCGATTGTGCTGAGTGGATTCATGGCGACGGGCAAAAGCACGGTCGGGGCGAGGCTGGCCGCCAGGCTCGGCGTTTCGTTCGTGGATACGGACGAGCTCATCACCGCCGCCGCCGGCCAATCGATTCCCGAGCTGTGGAAGAGCGAGGGCGAGGCCGCCTTCCGCGCGCGCGAGCACGAGGTCGTGCGCTCCCTGCTGCTCGACCCGACGCCACGCGTGATTGCCTTTGGCGGCGGCACGGTCACCTCGCGCGAGCTGCGGCATCTGGCCCTCGAGCGTGCCGTGGTGGTGACCCTGACCGCGCGTCCCGAGACCATCGCGCGCCGGGCGGGCGATGTTTCGGGCCGGCCCAACCTGGTGGCGCCGGATCCGGCGGTGCGGGTGCGGCACCTGCTCGAACAGCGCGCGGCCATCTACGCCGAGTGCCACCAGACCTTGCAGACCGACGACGTGGATGCGGATGCGCTGGTCGACGCCATCGTGCCGCTCGTGCAGCGCGATCCCATTGCGGTGCCGCTCGGGGAGCGCAGCTACGTGGTGGACGTGACCTTCAACGCGCCGGAGCGGGTGACCGACGCCATCGCGCGCCTCGCACCGTCCTCGCTTCTGGTGGTGACCGACGCCCACGTGGAGCGGGCACGCGGCAAAGCCCTGGAGGCTGCGCTGCACCCGCTGACGATTCCGTCGACCCGGGTTTCGTTGCCGCCGGGTGAGGAGCAGAAAGTGCTCCCCACGGTGGGCACCATCTGGGACGCGGGCCTGGGTGCGGGCATCGACCGGGGGGCGCTGGTGGTGGCCTTCGGCGGGGGCGTGGTGGGCGACTTGGCTGGGTTCGCGGCATCCACGCTTCTGCGGGGCATCGACTGCATCCAGATCCCCACGACGTTGCTCTCGATGGTGGATTCGTCGGTGGGCGGCAAGACGGGCTTCGACCATCCCGTGGGCAAGAACGTCATCGGTGCGTTTCACCAGCCCCGCGCGGTCATCGTGGATCTGGCGCACCTCGCGACCTTGTCCGAGCGCGAATTTGCCTGCGGCCTGGCGGAAATCGTGAAGATCGCGGCCATTGCCGATGCGCCCTTGCTCGAGGCGCTCGAGGCGCTGGGCCCCGTGTCGCCGCACCAGCTCGACGGGCTTCTCCCCATCGTCCGCGCGGCCATCGCGGCCAAGGTGCGCATCGTGCGCGACGACGAGCGCGAGACCGGGCATCTGCGCGTGCTGCTCAACCTGGGCCACACGCTCGGTCACGCGATCGAGGCCTACGGTCGCTTCTCGCGCTACTTGCACGGCGAGGCGGTGGCCCTGGGCACGGTGCTGGAGCTGGAGGCCGGCGCCAAACTGGGCCTCACGCCCCCCGCGTACGTGGAGCGCATCCGCACCCTGCTGAAGCGCTTTCACCTGCCCACCGAGATCGCCGCAGCGGATCTCGCGGCGTCGTTCCGTTTCGTCGGCAGCGACAAGAAGCGGCGCGGGAACCGGATTCGGATCCCCTTTGCCTCCGGGCCCGGCGAGTCCGTGGTGAAGGACGTAACCAGCGACGAACTCCGGCAGGCCGTACTGACTTAA
- a CDS encoding cell division protein ZapA: MDRRASQVMHVQVAGQRYKVVSSSSQAELTRLAAAVDAKLAELAPRGPQQGTPPSIVLAAIALAHDLEQERAKRQRVEVKIRDLLRRILVRIDSALESTAEGEGSRSE, from the coding sequence ATGGATCGTCGCGCCAGCCAGGTGATGCACGTGCAGGTCGCCGGCCAGCGGTACAAGGTCGTGAGCTCGTCGTCGCAGGCCGAGTTGACCCGGCTCGCGGCTGCGGTGGACGCCAAACTGGCCGAGCTCGCTCCCCGAGGTCCCCAACAGGGGACGCCGCCATCCATCGTGCTGGCAGCCATTGCCCTTGCCCATGACCTGGAGCAAGAGCGGGCGAAGCGTCAGCGCGTCGAGGTGAAGATTCGTGATCTTCTGCGTCGGATCCTGGTGCGCATCGACAGCGCGCTGGAGTCGACGGCAGAAGGGGAAGGCTCTCGTTCTGAATGA
- a CDS encoding 8-amino-7-oxononanoate synthase, giving the protein MISANQDAPGVQLETEPAAPSQASPVFHVKHGAPPALAHLSESIEALRGKDLLRERHAPLDPTSVSFCSNDYLGLASVPLTGHTPRGAGASRLMAGERAAHGELERALATWLRTEDALVFSSGYAANLGTVSALAQPGDVIVSDALNHASLIDGCRLSKAKTIVVPHLDLDAVGRAIATASPGRAWVVVESYYGMDADSPNLRALRALCDATGAALIVDEAHALGIFGPDGRGLCAEQGIVPDVLIGTMGKSLGHCGAFVAGCRALTTWLWNRARPFVFSTGISPAVAASARRALEQSIAEPWRRHTVLSHSNHLRESLEAMGLTVLGYGHVLPIVIGEARAAVEAARNLHEHGLHVLAVRPPTVPYGTSRLRLTVTARHTDVHVENAIRALSLVLATSLEEPKS; this is encoded by the coding sequence ATGATATCGGCGAACCAAGACGCTCCCGGCGTCCAACTCGAGACCGAGCCAGCGGCTCCCAGCCAGGCCTCGCCTGTGTTTCACGTGAAACATGGCGCACCCCCTGCCCTGGCCCATCTTTCCGAGTCCATCGAGGCTCTCCGCGGCAAGGACCTGCTCCGTGAGCGGCATGCACCGCTCGACCCGACGTCGGTCTCCTTTTGCTCCAACGACTACCTTGGCCTCGCCAGCGTCCCTCTGACCGGGCACACGCCCCGCGGGGCCGGCGCCTCCCGGCTCATGGCCGGCGAGCGCGCCGCCCATGGCGAACTCGAGCGTGCCTTGGCCACCTGGTTGCGAACCGAGGACGCCCTGGTCTTCTCCAGCGGCTACGCGGCGAACCTCGGGACCGTCTCCGCGCTTGCCCAACCCGGCGATGTCATCGTCAGCGATGCGCTCAACCATGCCTCCCTCATCGATGGGTGCCGGCTGTCCAAGGCCAAGACCATCGTGGTTCCCCACCTCGACCTCGACGCTGTCGGTCGGGCCATTGCCACCGCCTCTCCAGGGCGGGCCTGGGTCGTGGTCGAGTCCTACTACGGCATGGACGCCGACTCCCCGAACCTCCGCGCGCTCCGGGCGTTGTGCGATGCCACCGGCGCGGCCCTTATCGTGGACGAGGCCCATGCCCTCGGCATCTTTGGTCCCGACGGCCGGGGTCTCTGCGCCGAGCAGGGCATCGTCCCGGATGTCCTCATCGGAACCATGGGCAAGTCCCTCGGCCACTGCGGCGCCTTCGTCGCGGGATGCCGCGCCCTCACGACCTGGCTCTGGAACCGCGCCCGGCCCTTCGTCTTCTCGACCGGGATCAGCCCCGCGGTCGCCGCCAGCGCGCGCCGCGCCTTGGAGCAATCCATCGCCGAACCCTGGCGCCGGCACACCGTCCTCTCGCACTCCAACCATCTCCGCGAGTCCCTGGAGGCCATGGGCCTGACGGTTCTTGGCTACGGGCACGTCCTTCCCATCGTCATCGGCGAGGCCCGAGCCGCGGTCGAGGCTGCTCGGAATCTGCACGAGCATGGGCTTCATGTTCTCGCAGTGCGTCCACCTACCGTTCCCTACGGAACGTCGCGCCTGCGCTTGACCGTGACGGCCCGGCATACCGACGTTCACGTTGAGAACGCGATCCGCGCCCTTAGCCTTGTCCTTGCTACTTCGCTCGAAGAGCCCAAATCTTAA
- a CDS encoding dethiobiotin synthase, with amino-acid sequence MRRIVITGTGTGIGKTHFACAVARAAAAQKLRVAAFKPVETGGDSAGGEYTDSAQLAAVSSFHVKRWLDPVYTFREPISPHLAARRAGISLELQPILDAIRLFDDLDLHLVLLELAGGLFSPLNRKESNADLALALHQAGVASAAAIPITQQIAVAAESTGSVAPAVVTPPPATEIPGSTSGTWSSSGVSPSDPAFPSAAWSRADSFPPEHTASSPPTQDDSIPRVVLVAPDRLGALHEIAATTRAADAMGLPIAGVVLAMPERPDSSTGLNGAEIQYVTTAPYLGTLRRATIDTLASDLKISGFFNRLFG; translated from the coding sequence TTGAGACGCATCGTTATCACCGGCACGGGTACCGGCATTGGTAAGACGCATTTCGCATGTGCCGTAGCGCGGGCGGCGGCTGCCCAGAAGTTGCGGGTGGCGGCCTTCAAGCCCGTGGAGACGGGTGGTGACTCGGCGGGCGGTGAGTACACCGACTCCGCGCAGCTCGCGGCCGTCTCATCGTTTCACGTGAAACGGTGGCTCGACCCCGTTTACACCTTCCGCGAGCCGATCTCCCCTCACCTCGCCGCCCGGCGCGCTGGCATTTCCCTCGAGCTCCAGCCCATTCTCGATGCCATTCGGCTCTTTGACGACCTGGACCTGCACCTGGTCCTGCTCGAGCTGGCCGGGGGCCTCTTCAGCCCGCTGAACCGCAAAGAATCGAACGCGGATCTGGCCCTCGCCCTCCACCAGGCGGGCGTCGCCTCGGCCGCGGCCATCCCCATCACGCAGCAGATCGCCGTCGCAGCCGAATCCACCGGCTCCGTCGCCCCGGCCGTCGTGACCCCGCCACCCGCCACCGAGATCCCCGGCTCGACTTCGGGGACCTGGTCTTCGTCCGGCGTGAGTCCGTCCGATCCGGCGTTTCCATCCGCCGCATGGTCCCGGGCCGATTCTTTCCCCCCCGAGCACACCGCCAGCAGCCCTCCGACCCAAGACGATTCGATCCCCCGGGTCGTCCTCGTCGCGCCGGACCGACTCGGCGCCCTTCACGAGATCGCGGCCACCACGCGCGCCGCCGACGCGATGGGGCTGCCCATCGCCGGGGTCGTCCTTGCCATGCCGGAGCGCCCCGACTCCTCGACGGGCCTCAACGGCGCCGAGATCCAGTACGTCACCACCGCCCCATACCTCGGGACCCTGCGGCGCGCCACCATCGACACCCTCGCCTCCGACCTGAAGATCAGCGGTTTCTTCAACCGGCTCTTTGGCTAG
- the mgrA gene encoding L-glyceraldehyde 3-phosphate reductase: MEKGYLAASDRYERIGYRRTGRSGLKLPLISLGLWQNFGGDRPFETGRAIARRAFDLGITHFDLANNYGPPYGSAESNFGQILAKDLRPYRDELVISTKAGYDMWPGPYGNFGSRKYLLASLDQSLHRMGLDYVDIFYSHRLDPETPLEETMGALDAAVRQGKALYVGISSYSPEKTAEAAGILRRMGTPLLIHQPSYSLLNRWIEGGLLDVLEREGVGCIGFSPLAQGLLTSRYLEGIPEGSRASRPGSLGTEQLSKENLAKVRGLNAIAKRRGQSLAQMALAWTLRDPRMTSTLIGASSVAQLEENVAALSKLEFSADELKEIDAHATEAGINLWAKSSAK; the protein is encoded by the coding sequence ATGGAAAAGGGATATCTTGCAGCGTCCGATCGCTACGAGCGCATCGGTTATCGACGGACGGGCCGCAGCGGTCTGAAGCTGCCGCTGATTTCGCTGGGCCTCTGGCAGAACTTCGGCGGCGATCGGCCGTTCGAGACGGGGCGCGCCATCGCGCGTCGGGCGTTCGATCTGGGCATCACGCACTTCGACCTGGCCAACAACTACGGTCCTCCGTACGGGTCGGCCGAGTCGAACTTCGGGCAGATCCTCGCGAAGGACCTGCGCCCGTACCGCGACGAGCTCGTGATCTCCACGAAGGCCGGCTACGACATGTGGCCAGGCCCGTACGGGAACTTTGGGTCGCGAAAGTACCTTCTGGCGAGCCTCGACCAGAGCCTGCACCGGATGGGGCTGGACTACGTGGACATCTTCTACTCGCACCGGCTCGATCCGGAGACGCCGCTGGAGGAGACCATGGGCGCCCTCGACGCGGCGGTGCGCCAGGGCAAGGCGCTCTACGTGGGCATCTCGTCGTACTCACCCGAAAAGACGGCGGAGGCGGCCGGGATCCTGCGCCGCATGGGGACCCCGTTGCTGATTCACCAGCCGTCGTATTCGCTGCTGAATCGATGGATCGAGGGCGGCCTGCTGGACGTGCTGGAGCGGGAAGGGGTGGGCTGCATCGGCTTTTCGCCCCTGGCCCAGGGCCTATTGACGAGCCGCTACCTGGAGGGGATTCCCGAGGGTTCGCGGGCGAGCCGCCCGGGTTCCCTGGGCACGGAGCAGCTCTCGAAGGAGAACCTGGCCAAGGTCCGCGGCCTCAACGCCATCGCAAAACGCCGCGGTCAGTCGCTGGCCCAAATGGCCCTCGCCTGGACCCTCCGCGACCCGCGAATGACGTCGACCCTCATCGGCGCAAGCTCGGTGGCCCAACTCGAGGAAAACGTGGCGGCCCTCTCGAAGCTCGAGTTCAGCGCGGACGAGCTCAAGGAAATCGACGCCCACGCGACCGAAGCGGGCATCAACCTCTGGGCAAAATCGAGCGCGAAGTAG
- a CDS encoding serine/threonine protein kinase, with protein MDELTPREAAQMRVGMLLRGKWRLERVLGVGGMAAVYAARHRNGNRVAVKMLHASFASDAQIRTRFLREGYAANKVEHPGAVRVLDDDTAEDGAPFLVMELLEGYSLDRALQDGPLTVGEALRVTRRVLEVLMAAHERGIVHRDIKPENVFVTEPGGEVKILDFGIARLHEATGGTTGGTLGGMVLGTPAFMPPEQARGRWEEVDGQSDVWAVGATLMTLLAGRSLRAAETMNEELLLAMNQPLPLAAAALPGIAPEVAIVIDRALAFDKGWRWHNAHAMHAAVRAAEAAVAGRDTMVVGSNETMAPMQVVITPVVAGGGARPSMHDGATVSAPSAPQGQGRGKRVVWLAAGVILGVLSGAAAILAVWPRHGAPDAARDDRAVVAAEAAASTSPAAPSAMVRVAMADAGAAAASSPSPRTVVASPKRRPAASSSASSAPLPEDENPLDRGRH; from the coding sequence ATGGATGAGTTGACCCCGCGCGAGGCGGCACAGATGCGCGTGGGGATGCTGCTGCGCGGGAAGTGGCGCCTGGAGCGTGTGCTCGGCGTCGGTGGCATGGCGGCGGTCTATGCGGCCCGGCACCGCAACGGGAATCGCGTAGCGGTGAAGATGCTGCACGCGTCGTTTGCCTCGGATGCGCAGATCCGCACGAGGTTTCTGCGCGAGGGCTACGCAGCCAACAAGGTGGAGCATCCCGGGGCGGTGCGCGTGTTGGACGACGACACCGCGGAGGATGGCGCACCGTTTCTGGTGATGGAGTTGCTGGAGGGTTACTCGCTCGATCGTGCGCTGCAAGATGGGCCGCTGACGGTGGGCGAGGCATTGCGCGTGACGCGGCGGGTGCTCGAGGTGCTCATGGCGGCGCACGAGCGGGGCATCGTTCACCGCGATATCAAGCCTGAAAACGTGTTCGTGACGGAGCCCGGCGGCGAGGTGAAGATTCTCGATTTCGGCATCGCGCGTCTGCACGAGGCCACGGGTGGCACCACGGGCGGGACATTGGGGGGCATGGTGCTGGGAACCCCGGCGTTCATGCCGCCGGAGCAAGCGCGCGGCCGATGGGAGGAGGTGGATGGCCAGAGCGACGTCTGGGCGGTGGGCGCCACGTTGATGACCCTCCTCGCGGGCCGTTCGCTGCGCGCCGCGGAAACGATGAACGAGGAGCTTCTGCTGGCGATGAATCAGCCGCTCCCGCTGGCCGCGGCGGCCCTACCGGGAATTGCGCCGGAGGTGGCCATCGTGATCGACCGAGCGCTGGCCTTCGACAAGGGCTGGCGCTGGCACAACGCGCACGCGATGCACGCCGCCGTGCGCGCGGCCGAGGCGGCGGTGGCGGGGCGGGACACGATGGTCGTGGGGTCGAACGAGACGATGGCGCCGATGCAGGTGGTGATCACGCCGGTGGTCGCGGGGGGTGGCGCACGGCCCTCGATGCACGACGGCGCCACGGTGAGTGCGCCGTCGGCTCCGCAGGGGCAGGGCAGGGGCAAGCGGGTCGTGTGGTTGGCCGCCGGTGTGATCCTCGGGGTGTTGAGCGGCGCCGCGGCGATTCTGGCGGTGTGGCCGAGACACGGCGCGCCCGATGCGGCGCGCGATGATCGAGCCGTGGTGGCGGCGGAGGCGGCCGCTTCGACGTCGCCGGCGGCACCCTCCGCGATGGTGCGCGTCGCGATGGCAGACGCCGGCGCTGCCGCAGCGTCGTCGCCATCGCCGCGCACGGTGGTGGCGTCGCCGAAACGGCGGCCAGCGGCATCGTCGTCGGCTTCCTCGGCGCCGTTACCGGAGGACGAGAATCCGCTCGATCGGGGCCGGCATTAG
- a CDS encoding ABC transporter ATP-binding protein yields MTKTYGPVRALANVSARFEGGKVSVIEGANGSGKSTLLSILGTLAKPTLGDVDHGELGKTRADVRAVLGWVGHETLAYGDLSGRENVVLAARLRGIDPERGWQRACERFELASFGERPVRTYSRGQRQRIAVAKALVHAPQLVLLDEPTAGLDVRSTERLTRVVREEADRGAVVILVTHDPSFAQIGDAHVRLERGRVVA; encoded by the coding sequence GTGACCAAGACGTACGGGCCGGTTCGCGCGTTGGCGAACGTGAGCGCGCGTTTCGAAGGCGGGAAAGTCTCCGTCATCGAGGGCGCAAACGGCTCGGGTAAGTCGACCTTGCTGAGCATCCTGGGGACATTGGCGAAGCCTACCTTGGGTGATGTCGATCACGGTGAGCTTGGGAAGACGAGAGCCGACGTTCGCGCCGTGCTCGGGTGGGTTGGGCACGAAACGTTGGCCTACGGCGATCTGTCGGGACGCGAGAACGTGGTGCTGGCAGCGCGCCTTCGCGGGATCGATCCCGAGCGGGGATGGCAGCGCGCGTGCGAACGCTTCGAGCTTGCGTCGTTTGGCGAGCGACCCGTGCGCACGTACTCGCGGGGACAACGCCAGAGGATTGCCGTGGCGAAGGCCCTGGTCCACGCACCGCAGTTGGTGCTGCTCGACGAGCCGACGGCGGGTCTCGACGTGCGCTCCACGGAGCGTCTCACGCGCGTGGTGCGCGAGGAGGCCGATCGGGGCGCGGTGGTCATCTTGGTGACGCACGATCCGAGCTTTGCGCAAATCGGCGACGCGCACGTGCGGCTCGAACGCGGCCGCGTCGTGGCGTAA